A genomic window from Pseudokineococcus lusitanus includes:
- a CDS encoding leucine-rich repeat domain-containing protein, producing MLPSSRLSLAGGRLHVVVDGSEEPRPGHLRALARITARVYVLQMPQGHHGLDWLMPIAGRMEELFVAGHECEDLSALQHFTRLRSLSLVGRPHPQGPPLTHVADRLHEYGGPWFPALDPVLASPVLRDLMLEQPPRDLTARLTAPLEHLRLLSARKLTTIPVLTCTDTLTSLEIAGGRDLDLTGVAAYTRLDRLDLYGRTPLTSFSELTRSPTLRRLFLEHCYAVDDIDALKQLSLDELRIIGRPESLDPYFLSTARGLGVRKFSAPPGDTPRGS from the coding sequence GTGCTGCCCTCATCACGACTCAGCCTTGCCGGTGGCCGTCTGCACGTCGTCGTCGACGGAAGCGAGGAGCCCCGGCCCGGGCACCTACGCGCCCTCGCGCGAATCACGGCGCGGGTCTACGTCCTGCAGATGCCCCAGGGACACCACGGCCTGGACTGGCTGATGCCCATCGCCGGCCGCATGGAAGAACTGTTCGTCGCCGGGCATGAGTGCGAAGACCTCAGCGCGCTGCAGCACTTCACCCGCCTGCGGAGCCTTTCCCTCGTCGGGCGCCCGCACCCCCAGGGGCCGCCGCTGACCCACGTCGCCGATCGGCTGCACGAGTACGGCGGGCCCTGGTTCCCCGCGCTTGACCCGGTCCTGGCCTCCCCTGTCCTGCGCGACCTGATGCTCGAGCAGCCACCCCGAGACCTCACGGCCCGCCTCACCGCACCACTCGAGCACCTGCGGCTCCTTAGTGCCCGCAAGCTCACGACCATCCCGGTCCTGACCTGCACCGACACCCTCACCTCCTTGGAGATCGCCGGCGGCCGCGACCTCGACCTGACCGGCGTCGCCGCCTACACCCGGCTCGACCGCCTGGACCTGTACGGGCGGACGCCGCTGACCTCCTTCAGCGAGCTCACCCGCTCCCCCACGCTCCGGCGCCTGTTCCTCGAGCACTGCTACGCCGTCGACGACATCGACGCCCTCAAGCAGCTGAGCCTCGATGAGCTCCGGATCATCGGACGCCCCGAAAGCCTGGACCCGTACTTCCTCAGCACTGCGCGGGGGCTCGGCGTCCGTAAGTTCTCCGCTCCCCCCGGCGACACCCCACGAGGCAGCTGA
- a CDS encoding DUF4236 domain-containing protein, with protein sequence MGFRVRKSFKLAPGVRMTVTPRGVGVSAGTRGARVSAHSSGRVTRTVGIPGSGISHTSTTSGARRTAKPKSSSSSAPGRARTVPGTAALAPVAASPGLFAPRWEKELHRAAVKQADDVSRLVAVGQAHPQARPVAALLEAIRGAVPAGAYEHARGLVAEVFASGFDPATDAFVTKYLPGQVLDLEVADGVTAELPLDRDAVGLLLGELHQQAGDRSAAIDVVESLTPSTTAAVSLAELYAEGGDWAAIVELTDGLTNLDEPSTYLLVQRGVALREQGHLTAAREALKEALRVRSRPPALRHRAWLERANTYLAENKRSLARKDLERVLAENSAYPGLQDALAQLPD encoded by the coding sequence GTGGGGTTCCGGGTCAGGAAGTCGTTCAAGCTCGCGCCTGGGGTCCGGATGACGGTGACCCCCCGTGGGGTCGGTGTCAGCGCCGGCACGCGCGGGGCCCGGGTCTCGGCGCACTCCTCGGGACGGGTCACCCGGACCGTCGGCATCCCGGGCTCGGGGATCTCCCACACCAGCACCACCTCCGGCGCCCGGCGCACCGCAAAGCCGAAGTCCTCGTCCTCGAGCGCCCCGGGACGCGCTCGGACGGTCCCCGGCACAGCCGCGCTCGCTCCCGTCGCGGCGTCTCCGGGGCTCTTCGCTCCTCGATGGGAGAAGGAGCTTCACCGCGCCGCGGTCAAGCAAGCCGACGACGTCTCCCGGCTGGTCGCCGTCGGGCAGGCGCACCCGCAGGCGAGGCCGGTCGCTGCGCTCCTCGAAGCCATCCGCGGCGCCGTCCCCGCCGGTGCCTACGAGCACGCCCGCGGCCTGGTCGCCGAGGTGTTCGCCTCGGGCTTCGACCCCGCCACTGACGCTTTCGTCACCAAGTACCTGCCCGGCCAGGTCCTAGACCTGGAAGTCGCCGACGGCGTGACCGCCGAGCTGCCCCTGGACCGCGACGCCGTCGGGCTGCTCCTGGGAGAGCTGCACCAGCAGGCCGGTGACCGCAGCGCGGCCATCGACGTCGTCGAGTCCCTGACCCCCTCGACGACCGCAGCGGTGAGCCTGGCCGAGCTGTACGCCGAAGGCGGCGACTGGGCAGCGATCGTCGAGCTCACCGACGGGCTCACCAACCTCGACGAGCCCTCGACCTACCTGCTGGTCCAGCGGGGCGTCGCCCTGCGCGAGCAGGGTCACCTCACCGCTGCCCGCGAGGCCTTGAAGGAGGCCCTGCGCGTGCGCTCCAGGCCGCCGGCGCTACGCCACCGGGCATGGCTCGAGCGCGCCAACACCTACCTCGCCGAGAACAAGCGGTCCCTGGCCCGCAAGGACCTCGAGCGTGTCCTGGCCGAGAACTCGGCCTACCCCGGACTGCAGGATGCACTCGCCCAGCTGCCCGACTGA